A window from Anastrepha ludens isolate Willacy chromosome Y, idAnaLude1.1, whole genome shotgun sequence encodes these proteins:
- the LOC128870604 gene encoding uncharacterized protein LOC128870604, translating into MEKFLKRIYTAENVPATTESSNNNKPTKKKSKYNQKYKQEWEDGREWLENAENAFCKYCKTFLANDVTLLDRHANTKKHMNAVNTKDQARLKQITISESVEKNSETTHQSKELAMVMYCVQHSLPFTLMKSYVKYYIYNDSLQCNEEKGQSPPPTIPDSVPFV; encoded by the exons ATGGAGAAATTCCTAAAaag aatataTACTGCAGAAAACGTGCCTGCAACGACTGAGTcgtcaaataataataagccgACAAAAAAGAAATCTAAGTACAATCAAAAATACAAGCAGGAATGGGAAGATGGTCGGGAATGGCtagaaaatgcagaaaatgcattCTGTAAATATTGCAAAACGTTTCTTGCAAATGATGTAACATTATTAGACCGGCATGCTAATACTAAAAAGCATATGAACGCAGTGAACACAAAAGACCAGGCCCGGCTGAAGCAAATCACCATTTcggaaagtgttgaaaaaaattcagaaactaCACACCAATCTAAGGAACTTGCGATGGTTATGTACTGTGTGCAACATTCTCTGCCATTTACGTTGATGAAATcttatgtgaaatattatatttat AATGACTCGCTACAGTGTAATGAAGAAAAGGGCCAGTCGCCACCCCCAACGATACCCGACAGCGTGCCGTTTGTGTGA